A region of Prochlorococcus marinus subsp. pastoris str. CCMP1986 DNA encodes the following proteins:
- a CDS encoding GIY-YIG nuclease family protein: protein MAKDFFYKRYEGNPKIYAYSDSHPQYQGLLKVGFTSKNTVKQRVEAQYPIITPGEETYTIHLDRSAIRKDGTSFIDKDVHKILRAKGFPNPAGEWFRCKVTDVNAAIDLVAFGDIGVEGRPNNFGLRPEQKEAIEKTKNYINGFIKEKSNKVPHFLWNAKMRFGKTFAAYKLALEMKWTKVLVLTFKPAVQSAWEEDLLTHIDFEGWQFINRNGMSFGEADKSKPFVCFGSFQDFLGKNNAGGIKPKNEWVHTIKWDCVILDEYHYGAWRERAKELFEGEENKEIKLQEGEGISFFKEENMPISTNFYLYLSGTPFRAISTGEFIEEQIFNWTYSDEQNAKNNWVGDKNPYSSLPRMILMTYKVPDYILEVANEGEFDEFDLNTFFSAKYEDDASEFIYKDEVQKWLDLIRGQNLEEIKTTLKLKDKKPPYPFSDSRLLSLLSHTFWYLPNVSSCFAMRNLLQERQNTFFHSYKIIVAAGNKAGLGLKALWPVRDAMDNPLESKSITLSCGKLTTGVSVKPWSGIFMLRNISSPETYFQSAFRVQTPWEIENPDSKSPNEKDVLKHNCYVFDFAPNRALTQISDYSCNLNYQENDPEKKVGEFIKFLPVLSYDGSSMIEVDATSILDMTISGTTATLLARRWESALLVNVDNSTLERLMGNDEAMKALQAIEGFRSLNEDITSIINSSESIKNLKTKANEEELNKKEKKQLTEQEKEFINLRKKIQKQLIKFATRIPIFMYLTDYRERSLKDVITQLEPGLFKKVTGLSLKDFDLLISLNVFNSSLMNDAIYNFKRYEDSSLSYIGLTKNTHDEVGLFDTVISREEFEI from the coding sequence ATGGCTAAAGACTTTTTCTATAAAAGGTATGAAGGGAATCCCAAGATATATGCTTATTCTGATTCACATCCGCAATATCAAGGTTTATTAAAAGTAGGATTCACATCTAAAAATACTGTTAAGCAAAGAGTTGAAGCACAGTATCCCATAATTACTCCCGGAGAAGAAACATATACTATTCATTTAGATAGAAGTGCTATTAGGAAAGATGGGACTTCTTTTATTGATAAAGATGTTCATAAAATTTTAAGAGCTAAAGGTTTTCCTAATCCAGCCGGTGAGTGGTTCCGCTGCAAAGTAACTGATGTGAATGCTGCTATAGATCTAGTTGCTTTTGGAGATATTGGAGTAGAGGGCAGGCCAAATAATTTTGGACTTCGTCCAGAACAAAAAGAAGCGATAGAGAAAACAAAAAATTATATAAATGGTTTCATAAAGGAAAAATCTAATAAAGTTCCCCATTTCTTATGGAACGCAAAAATGAGATTTGGTAAAACTTTTGCAGCTTATAAGTTGGCTTTAGAAATGAAATGGACGAAAGTGCTTGTCTTAACTTTTAAACCAGCAGTTCAAAGTGCGTGGGAAGAGGATTTACTTACACATATTGATTTTGAAGGTTGGCAATTTATAAACAGAAATGGGATGTCATTTGGAGAAGCTGATAAAAGTAAACCTTTTGTTTGTTTTGGATCATTTCAAGATTTTCTTGGAAAAAACAATGCAGGGGGAATTAAACCAAAAAATGAATGGGTTCACACCATAAAATGGGATTGCGTAATACTAGATGAATATCATTATGGGGCGTGGAGAGAAAGAGCGAAAGAGCTATTTGAGGGGGAAGAAAATAAAGAAATAAAGCTGCAAGAGGGTGAAGGTATATCTTTTTTTAAAGAGGAAAATATGCCAATCTCAACAAATTTTTATTTATATCTTTCAGGAACGCCTTTCAGAGCAATATCAACTGGAGAATTCATTGAAGAACAAATTTTTAATTGGACCTATTCAGATGAACAAAATGCAAAAAATAATTGGGTAGGTGATAAAAATCCATATTCATCATTACCAAGAATGATTTTAATGACTTATAAAGTGCCGGATTATATTTTAGAAGTTGCAAATGAGGGGGAATTTGATGAATTTGATCTCAATACCTTCTTCTCTGCAAAATATGAGGACGATGCTTCTGAATTTATTTATAAAGATGAAGTACAAAAATGGTTAGATCTTATTAGAGGTCAAAATTTAGAAGAAATTAAAACAACTTTAAAATTAAAAGATAAGAAACCACCCTATCCTTTTAGTGATAGTAGATTATTATCACTACTTAGCCATACTTTTTGGTACCTACCAAATGTTTCATCGTGTTTTGCGATGAGAAATTTACTTCAAGAGAGACAAAATACTTTTTTTCATAGTTATAAAATTATTGTTGCTGCAGGTAATAAAGCAGGTCTTGGTCTGAAAGCCTTATGGCCTGTAAGGGATGCTATGGATAATCCACTTGAGTCAAAATCAATAACACTTTCTTGCGGAAAATTAACAACTGGTGTCTCTGTTAAACCCTGGAGTGGGATATTCATGCTTAGAAATATATCAAGTCCCGAAACATATTTTCAATCTGCCTTCAGAGTTCAAACACCATGGGAAATAGAAAATCCAGATAGTAAATCGCCTAATGAGAAAGACGTCCTAAAGCATAATTGTTATGTATTTGATTTTGCTCCTAACAGAGCTCTAACTCAGATTTCAGACTATAGTTGTAACTTGAATTATCAAGAAAATGATCCTGAAAAAAAAGTTGGTGAGTTTATAAAATTCTTACCAGTTTTATCTTATGACGGTAGCTCAATGATTGAGGTAGATGCTACATCAATTTTGGACATGACAATAAGCGGAACAACCGCTACTCTTTTAGCTCGTCGTTGGGAAAGTGCGCTTCTAGTTAACGTAGATAATTCAACTTTAGAAAGGCTTATGGGTAACGATGAAGCAATGAAAGCCTTACAAGCTATTGAAGGATTTAGGAGTCTAAATGAGGATATAACTTCGATAATCAATTCCTCAGAATCAATAAAAAATTTAAAAACAAAAGCTAATGAGGAGGAATTAAATAAAAAAGAAAAAAAACAACTAACAGAACAGGAAAAAGAATTTATCAATCTAAGAAAAAAAATTCAAAAGCAACTTATCAAGTTTGCTACCAGAATTCCAATATTCATGTATTTAACTGATTACAGAGAAAGGTCTTTAAAAGATGTAATTACACAATTAGAGCCAGGACTTTTTAAAAAGGTTACTGGTCTTAGTCTCAAAGATTTTGATTTACTTATTAGCCTAAATGTCTTTAATAGTAGTTTGATGAATGATGCTATTTATAATTTCAAAAGATATGAGGACTCGAGCCTTAGTTATATCGGTCTAACAAAAAATACTCATGATGAAGTTGGACTTTTCGACACTGTAATTTCAAGAGAAGAATTTGAAATTTAG
- a CDS encoding tRNA-(ms[2]io[6]A)-hydroxylase: protein MLVDFKRPSSNIKYLSSLSSESWLEQALSNPIEILIDHAHCERKAAGVAIQLMFRYPSEPDLAEVLSPIAREELEHFEKILVLLKDLGHSLKALKPPPYGAELAKCVRKEEPYRMLDSFLIAGLIEARSHERLSLLALNSEHKSFKLLYVSLLESEARHFGIYWKLAQTKFSKNETNKRLEELSNIESEILSQTFALPRIHS, encoded by the coding sequence ATGCTAGTAGATTTTAAAAGGCCCTCTTCTAATATTAAATATTTATCCTCATTATCCTCAGAAAGTTGGCTAGAGCAAGCTTTATCGAATCCAATAGAGATACTTATTGATCATGCTCATTGTGAAAGAAAAGCTGCTGGAGTTGCAATTCAATTAATGTTTAGATATCCATCTGAACCTGACCTGGCAGAAGTTTTGAGCCCCATAGCAAGGGAAGAGTTGGAGCATTTTGAAAAAATACTGGTTTTACTAAAGGATCTTGGTCATTCGCTTAAAGCTCTTAAGCCTCCCCCATATGGAGCTGAATTGGCGAAATGTGTCAGGAAAGAGGAACCATATAGAATGTTAGATAGTTTCTTAATAGCAGGACTTATTGAAGCAAGAAGTCATGAAAGATTAAGTTTACTAGCATTGAATTCTGAGCACAAATCTTTCAAGTTGCTTTATGTGTCTTTACTTGAAAGTGAAGCAAGACATTTTGGAATTTATTGGAAACTAGCACAGACTAAATTCTCTAAAAATGAAACTAACAAAAGATTAGAGGAATTATCTAATATTGAATCGGAGATCTTATCCCAAACGTTTGCTTTGCCAAGAATTCATAGTTAA
- the der gene encoding ribosome biogenesis GTPase Der translates to MTLPSIAIIGRPNVGKSTLVNRLCQSNDAIVFDKPGVTRDRTYQNASWAGREFQVVDTGGLVFEDDSEFLPEIRTQVFLALEEASLALFVVDGNQGVTDGDLSIAKWLRNSACKTIVAVNKCESTSLGVSLASEFWKLGLGEPYPVSAIHGSGTGDLLDLVIDGFPKDLNVEDKEDKIMMSIIGRPNVGKSSLLNAICGEKRAIVSDISGTTTDSIDTLIKKDSHLWKIVDTAGIRRKKNVKYGTEFFGINRAFKSIDRSDVCVLVIDAIDGVTDQDQKLAGRIEEQGRACVIVVNKWDLVEKNNSTIYQVEKELRSKLYFLHWSKMIFISALTGQRVQNIFEHALSAVTQHRRRVTTSVVNEVLKEALGWKSPPTKRSGKQGRLYYGTQVKNQPPTFTLFVNDPKLFGITYRRYIEKQIRLNLGFEGSPIILLWRGKQQRDLEKETSKKNINIIQKD, encoded by the coding sequence TTGACTCTTCCATCAATAGCAATAATCGGAAGACCTAATGTTGGGAAGTCTACTTTGGTTAATAGGTTATGCCAAAGTAATGACGCAATTGTATTCGATAAACCAGGAGTTACTAGAGATAGAACTTATCAAAATGCTTCTTGGGCTGGGAGGGAATTTCAAGTTGTTGATACGGGAGGATTAGTTTTTGAAGATGATAGTGAATTCCTCCCCGAGATTCGCACTCAAGTATTTTTAGCATTAGAAGAGGCTTCTCTTGCTTTGTTTGTAGTTGATGGAAATCAAGGTGTAACTGACGGTGACTTATCCATAGCAAAATGGCTGAGAAATTCAGCTTGTAAGACAATTGTTGCAGTAAATAAATGTGAATCTACATCCTTAGGAGTTTCTTTGGCCTCTGAGTTCTGGAAATTGGGTTTAGGTGAACCTTATCCTGTCTCTGCTATTCATGGCTCTGGAACGGGGGATCTATTAGACCTTGTTATTGATGGATTCCCTAAAGATTTAAATGTTGAAGATAAAGAGGATAAAATAATGATGTCAATTATTGGGAGACCAAATGTTGGTAAATCGAGTTTGTTAAATGCTATTTGCGGAGAAAAAAGAGCAATAGTTAGTGATATAAGTGGGACTACAACTGATTCAATAGATACTCTTATTAAGAAAGATTCCCATCTATGGAAAATAGTGGATACAGCAGGAATAAGAAGAAAAAAAAATGTAAAATATGGAACTGAATTTTTCGGAATTAATAGAGCTTTTAAATCTATTGATAGAAGTGATGTTTGTGTCCTAGTTATAGATGCTATAGATGGAGTGACTGATCAAGATCAGAAATTGGCAGGGCGAATAGAAGAACAAGGTAGAGCATGTGTAATTGTAGTGAATAAATGGGATCTTGTAGAGAAGAATAATTCCACAATCTATCAAGTTGAAAAAGAACTTAGATCAAAATTATATTTTTTGCATTGGTCAAAAATGATTTTCATTTCAGCTTTGACTGGTCAAAGAGTTCAAAATATTTTTGAGCATGCTCTTAGTGCTGTAACGCAACATAGAAGGAGAGTTACAACTTCAGTCGTTAATGAAGTTCTTAAGGAGGCTCTTGGATGGAAAAGTCCACCAACAAAGAGAAGCGGAAAACAAGGAAGACTTTACTATGGGACTCAAGTAAAAAACCAGCCTCCAACTTTTACTCTTTTTGTAAATGACCCTAAATTATTTGGAATTACATATAGAAGATATATTGAAAAACAAATAAGATTAAATCTTGGGTTTGAAGGGTCTCCAATAATTTTACTTTGGAGAGGAAAACAGCAAAGAGACCTAGAAAAAGAGACATCAAAAAAGAATATTAATATTATTCAAAAAGATTAA
- the cobI gene encoding precorrin-2 C(20)-methyltransferase has translation MGIRNTLKNLLGFKSDLASLTVVGVGPGDSSLLTFAAVEAIKKAKLIVFPISSDNRKSASAEIVKKYIKFKKKIPIIFPMARQEFDPDQIWSSAVDIIVKSVRNNKSVALLCLGDPSLYASSSNILRIINNNYPEIITKTIPGISSISAAAALSNFDLVKKGEALIVKECPSSKSELITLIIQTKANKTVLVLMKVGKRWGSVKEILKKEKIINKALIALNVGMPDQIIQHASKYNVETMPYFSLILIRPN, from the coding sequence ATGGGAATTAGAAATACTCTAAAAAATCTGCTTGGTTTTAAAAGTGATCTTGCATCATTAACAGTAGTTGGTGTAGGTCCTGGAGATAGTTCTTTACTAACTTTTGCTGCAGTAGAAGCAATTAAAAAAGCAAAACTTATAGTTTTCCCAATTTCAAGTGATAATAGAAAGAGTGCATCTGCGGAAATAGTCAAAAAATATATCAAATTCAAGAAAAAAATACCCATTATTTTTCCAATGGCAAGACAAGAATTTGATCCAGATCAAATCTGGTCTAGTGCTGTGGATATAATTGTTAAATCTGTTAGAAACAATAAATCTGTTGCTTTACTTTGTCTTGGAGATCCTTCACTTTATGCAAGTTCCTCAAATATTCTGAGAATAATAAATAATAATTATCCTGAAATAATCACAAAGACAATACCAGGGATATCATCTATCTCAGCAGCAGCAGCTTTAAGTAATTTTGATTTAGTAAAGAAAGGCGAGGCTTTGATAGTAAAAGAATGTCCTTCTTCTAAATCCGAATTAATAACTCTAATAATTCAGACTAAAGCAAATAAAACAGTTTTAGTACTTATGAAAGTTGGGAAAAGATGGGGGTCAGTTAAAGAAATTTTAAAAAAAGAGAAAATCATTAATAAAGCTTTAATCGCTTTAAATGTAGGGATGCCTGATCAAATTATCCAACATGCTTCAAAATATAATGTGGAGACAATGCCTTATTTTTCTTTAATTTTGATAAGACCTAATTAA
- the aroQ gene encoding type II 3-dehydroquinate dehydratase, with translation MNILLINGPNLNLLGTREPEIYGNKTLNDIEKDLNKVAKEKSINLECFQSNHEGEIVDKIQSSVSSISGILINAGAFTHTSISIRDALIGSKIPFVELHISNIFSREEFRKESFLTDKAIGIISGFGITSYFLALEGIIEFLSINN, from the coding sequence ATGAATATTTTATTGATAAATGGGCCAAACCTTAATTTGTTGGGTACTAGAGAACCTGAAATATATGGAAATAAAACCTTGAATGATATTGAAAAAGATTTAAACAAAGTTGCTAAGGAAAAAAGTATTAATCTTGAATGCTTTCAAAGTAATCATGAAGGTGAAATCGTTGATAAAATACAATCCTCGGTAAGTAGTATCAGTGGAATCCTTATTAATGCCGGTGCTTTTACTCATACTTCAATTTCTATAAGAGATGCTTTAATTGGATCAAAAATCCCATTTGTAGAACTACACATATCAAATATCTTTAGCAGGGAAGAATTTCGAAAAGAATCTTTTCTTACAGACAAAGCAATAGGAATAATTAGTGGATTTGGTATTACAAGTTATTTTCTTGCTCTTGAGGGAATAATTGAATTTTTAAGTATTAATAATTAA
- a CDS encoding energy-coupling factor transporter transmembrane component T family protein, with protein MNILTKFPIGQYVDGNRSWLRIVDSRLKIIAVFIFLITPIWAGPLWRLSLVICLLFITFISLLPFRVWWRSLLFLLGLSMIIGLISTIAFSDIQSLDSSLRDPNELNLILESQKTWNILEIPSKKIGFITLGSYNLSWKAFELGIKTSTLIFTVIHSVNLMLLTTLQEDIVWALSWFMIPFRKVGLPIDKWLFQLLLALRFIPLVQEELQNIIKSVSVRSINLRSLGFKKSINVLLTIIERLFLNIFLRIDQGADSLLSKKKITIKTYRYKAFDKKNSLTFIFNSLSICFICIAIFLRKQYGAL; from the coding sequence ATGAATATTCTCACTAAATTTCCTATTGGACAATATGTTGATGGTAATAGAAGTTGGTTAAGAATTGTCGACAGTAGATTAAAGATAATTGCAGTATTTATTTTTCTAATTACTCCAATCTGGGCAGGCCCATTGTGGAGACTAAGTTTAGTTATTTGTTTGCTATTTATTACTTTTATCAGTTTGTTACCCTTTAGAGTTTGGTGGCGATCACTTCTCTTCCTTTTAGGATTATCAATGATAATTGGATTAATATCAACAATAGCATTTTCTGATATTCAATCTCTTGATAGCTCTTTAAGAGATCCGAATGAATTGAACTTGATTTTAGAAAGTCAGAAAACTTGGAATATTTTAGAAATTCCATCTAAGAAAATAGGATTTATAACTCTTGGGTCTTATAACTTATCTTGGAAAGCTTTCGAGTTAGGAATAAAAACTTCAACATTAATATTTACTGTTATTCATAGTGTGAATTTGATGCTGTTAACAACATTACAGGAGGATATAGTCTGGGCCTTAAGTTGGTTTATGATTCCTTTTAGAAAAGTTGGGTTGCCTATTGATAAATGGCTTTTCCAATTACTTTTAGCATTGCGTTTTATTCCTTTAGTTCAAGAAGAATTACAAAACATAATTAAATCAGTATCAGTTAGATCAATAAATCTTAGAAGTTTGGGTTTTAAGAAATCTATTAATGTTTTATTAACAATAATTGAAAGACTTTTTTTAAATATATTCTTAAGAATTGATCAAGGGGCAGATTCGTTACTTTCTAAAAAAAAAATAACTATAAAAACTTATAGATATAAAGCTTTTGATAAAAAAAATTCCCTAACTTTTATTTTTAAT
- a CDS encoding Eco57I restriction-modification methylase domain-containing protein: MKKRHNPDVLNCLANLSSDEVFTTPSLANEILDSLPKEIFEDKTSTFIDPCLKSGIFLREIAKRLDKQLVNTLPEKTKRIENIFKNQVFGIATTELTSLMGRRTLYCSKKADSKYSLFDASVNESGNIFYSRSNHLWVNSRCKYCGAPQDAYNRNDELETYAYPFIHKDNPNLFFDMKFDVVIGNPPYQISDSGFGKSAKPIYNRFIEQAKKLNPRHLLMIIPSRWYAGGKGLDEFRNEMLNDKRIKKIVDYPEAKDCFPGVDIAGGVCYFHWQRDYEGLTEVINNWRDEKQISYRKLNEFDTFIRFGIASNIIKKIRTKNELTLDSVVSSRAAFGLTTTVKAKETGDLNLITSKGEGKISSGEVLNNKELIPKWKVLTSNISYDHAGQPNKNGERKVLAKLFLAPPNTVCTETYLVIDTFDNQEMAENLEAFLKLKFTRFLIAQMTVSQHITKGRFAFVPKLNWNKKYSDNELYSKYELDSEEINFIEKTIMKME; the protein is encoded by the coding sequence ATGAAAAAGAGACATAATCCTGATGTACTAAATTGTTTAGCTAATTTGAGTAGCGATGAAGTCTTTACCACTCCATCATTAGCCAATGAAATCTTGGACAGTTTGCCAAAAGAAATTTTTGAGGATAAAACTTCTACGTTTATAGACCCATGCTTGAAATCAGGAATATTTTTAAGGGAAATAGCTAAAAGATTAGATAAGCAATTAGTAAATACATTACCTGAGAAGACGAAACGTATTGAGAATATTTTTAAAAATCAAGTTTTTGGAATCGCGACAACTGAACTAACAAGCCTCATGGGTAGGAGGACTTTGTACTGTTCCAAAAAAGCTGATAGCAAATATTCTCTTTTTGATGCATCAGTAAATGAGAGTGGAAATATTTTTTATAGTCGATCAAATCATTTATGGGTAAATTCACGATGTAAATATTGTGGAGCCCCGCAGGATGCCTACAATAGGAATGATGAGTTAGAAACATATGCTTACCCATTCATTCATAAAGATAATCCTAATTTATTTTTTGATATGAAATTTGATGTAGTTATTGGCAATCCCCCTTATCAAATATCTGATAGTGGTTTTGGTAAGAGTGCTAAACCAATTTACAATAGGTTTATTGAACAGGCGAAGAAATTAAATCCTAGACATTTATTAATGATTATTCCATCAAGGTGGTATGCAGGGGGTAAAGGATTAGACGAATTCAGAAATGAAATGTTGAATGATAAAAGAATAAAAAAAATTGTTGATTATCCTGAAGCAAAAGATTGTTTTCCAGGAGTTGATATAGCAGGTGGGGTTTGCTATTTTCATTGGCAAAGAGATTATGAAGGCTTAACTGAAGTAATAAATAACTGGAGAGATGAGAAACAAATTTCTTATAGAAAATTAAATGAATTCGACACCTTTATAAGGTTTGGAATAGCTTCAAACATAATTAAAAAAATCAGAACCAAAAATGAATTAACTTTGGATTCTGTCGTTAGTAGTCGAGCAGCATTTGGTTTGACAACAACAGTGAAAGCAAAAGAGACGGGAGACTTAAATCTCATAACAAGTAAAGGTGAGGGCAAAATATCTTCAGGTGAGGTGCTTAACAATAAAGAATTAATACCAAAATGGAAAGTCTTAACCTCTAACATTTCCTATGATCATGCTGGACAACCAAATAAAAATGGGGAGAGAAAGGTTTTAGCAAAATTATTTTTAGCACCTCCAAATACAGTATGTACTGAAACTTATTTAGTTATAGATACTTTTGATAACCAAGAAATGGCTGAGAATTTAGAAGCATTTCTAAAACTTAAATTTACTAGATTTCTAATTGCTCAGATGACTGTTTCTCAACATATAACAAAAGGAAGATTTGCATTTGTACCAAAACTTAATTGGAATAAAAAGTACTCTGATAACGAGCTTTATTCAAAGTATGAACTAGATAGTGAGGAAATAAATTTTATTGAAAAGACCATTATGAAAATGGAATAA
- a CDS encoding DUF1823 family protein: MNKDKFLRNDFKWSISRQILSLILEDKVSDIFVCELVWERLFYINEPSIDGWTSSSLTPSYWSEKFSKAPQIISERSASVHLTRSIPKDHKQNLKKVLNFKGYKINELYPRRTRRATAVNWLIYWSIDSSSSLDDFPKLPKISPPSPNPAKGHFGDPEIK, from the coding sequence ATGAATAAGGACAAATTTCTAAGAAATGATTTTAAATGGTCCATAAGTAGGCAAATATTGTCTCTAATACTTGAAGATAAAGTAAGTGATATTTTTGTATGTGAATTAGTATGGGAAAGACTTTTTTATATCAATGAACCTTCTATTGATGGATGGACTTCAAGTTCCTTAACTCCATCATATTGGTCAGAAAAATTTTCAAAAGCCCCTCAAATTATTTCAGAACGATCAGCTTCTGTTCATTTGACACGATCTATACCGAAAGATCACAAACAAAATTTAAAAAAAGTTCTAAATTTTAAAGGTTATAAAATTAACGAACTCTATCCTAGAAGAACAAGAAGAGCAACTGCTGTCAATTGGCTTATCTATTGGTCTATTGACTCGAGTTCTTCTTTAGATGATTTTCCTAAGTTACCTAAAATATCTCCCCCATCTCCTAATCCAGCAAAAGGTCATTTTGGAGATCCTGAAATCAAATAA